CGAAACTACAGTGCGGAGTATTGGTCGAGCCGAAAAATGGCGCCTTCTTGTTTAATGTTTTATGTGGGCATTGATAAACGCTTAGAGCGACTGGCGCACCACAATTTATTTTTTGACAGTTCTTTTTCAACGCATAGTGAAGAAATTTATGATCGCCCACAATGGCCGAGCGATCCGCTTTTTTATGTTACCTGTGCTACTCAAACCGATTCGAGCGTTGCTCCGGCAGGCAAAGAGAATTTAGTACTGCTTATTCCCATTGCAATTGATTTAGAAGATACAGAAGAAATAAGAGAAAGGTATTATAACATCATTATGAAACGTTTGGAGCATTTGACCCAGCAATCTATATTGCCACATGTTGTTGTGAAAAAAAGTTTTTGTATTTCTGATTTCAAGCAAGATTATAATTCATTTGGTGGCAATGCTTATGGCTTGGCCAATACCCTTATGCAAACTGCTGTATTAAAGCCTTCCATCCGAAACAAAAAGCTTAGCAATTTATTTTATACCGGACAATTAAGTATTCCAGGTCCGGGCGTTCCCCCAACCATAATATCGGGGCAAATTGTTGCGAAAGAGGTGGCGAAAAATTTTCCGCTTTAAATCTTTCTTCCTTTTTAATATTGTCGATTTTCATGATAATGGTCATAGAAGGTCGTACTTAAAAAACAGAATTTTGTTTCCTGCTAGCATTCCTAAATTGGATGTTAAAAATAGCATGCTTCTTTAAAAGAGAAGAACCTAATGGAAACGTTTGAAACAACTTCCTTATCCGAGCGCTTACCACTGAATCAGGCTATAATCAGTCTGTTTGAAAAGAATCAAAATGGTTTTTGTGCTTGCGGAATGCAAAAAAATTCGAACCTTTTGCATTCGCCATATTTCTCTTATTCAGTTTTAAAAGTTACTCGTCAGAAGAATCAACAAAGTTTCGAACTGCGTCGAAATCTGAATCATACACCTTTATATTCATAAGCAGTGTACAAGCCACTAGTGTTTCTTTTTTTATTTTTTCTTTTTTTGAGTTACTCCTTTTTAGTTTATACAAAAGGAACTTCCACAGCTATTGTGCACATGAACCCTGAAGCGGTGAAAGGAAAATTACTGTATCAAAAATTCAACTGCACAGCTTGTCACCAAATTTATGGTTTGGGCGGATACCTTGGACCTGAATTAACTACCTGCATACGGGCAAGAGGAAATAACGACAGTTACGCAAAAGCTTTATTGGCAGCGGGATCGCAAAGGATGCCCAATTTTAATTTGAGCGAAAATGAAATTAATGAAATGATAGCGTACTTAAAATATATTGATGCAACTGCAATAACATATCCTACTAAAAAATAAATTATGGCAACACAATTAAAACGCTCATGGGCAGAACCCTATAAAATTAAAATGGTGGAATTGCTTAAAATGACCACACGAGCAGAAAGACAAAAAGCAATTGCAGCAGCAGGTTACAACACTTTTTTATTGCGTTCGCGCGATGTGTATATTGATTTGCTTACCGATAGTGGAACAAGTGCTATGAGCGACAAGCAATGGTCGGGAATGATGATGGGGGACGAATCGTATGCAGGGAGCGAAAATTTTTATCACTTAGAAGAGGTGATAAAAAATTACTATGGCTACAAATATGTGGTTCCAACACATCAAGGAAGAGGAGCAGAAAATATTGTTTCAAAGCTTATGATTAAGCCGGGTGACATTGTTCCGGGCAATATGTATTTCACCACTACACGTTTGCATCAAGAGTTGGCAGGTGGAACTTTTATGGATATTATTATTGATGAAGCGCATGATTCAGTAAGTGAGCATAAATTTAAAGGCAATGTAAATCTGGAAAAACTGGAAGGGATTATCAAAAAATTTGGAGCCAAGAAAATTCCCTATGTGTCTTTAGCAACTTCCGTAAATATGGCAGGTGGCCAACCCATTTCGATGGAAAATTTACGAGGATTAAGAGCTTTAACCAATAAGTACAAGATTAAAATAATACACGACATGACGCGTGTGGCAGAGAACGCCTATTTTATTCAACAAAGAGAAGCCGGTTATGCAAAGCGTACCATTAAATCGATTGTGAAAGAAATTTGCTTGCTTACAGATGGTGCTACCATGAGTGCGAAGAAGGATGCATTGGTGAATATAGGTGGATTTTTGGCCTTGAATGATAAAGCACTTTATGAGGAAGCAAGCAATTTGGTGGTGGTGTATGAAGGTTTACATACCTACGGAGGGCTTGCAGGACGTGATATGGAGGCCATGGCGATTGGAATTACCGAGTCGGTGGATGACAATCACATACGTGCAAGGGTAGGGCAGGTGGAGTATTTGGGAAATAAATTAATCGATGCCAAGATTCCAATTGTGAGACCTATTGGTGGTCACGGAATATTTTTGGATGCTAAAAAGTTTCTTCCACACATTAAACAAAAACAATTTCCAGCGCAAGCTCTGGCTGCCGAATTGTATCTCGATAGTGGTGTGCGTGCTATGGAAAGAGGAATAGTATCTGCCGGAAGGAATAAAGAAACAGGAGAAGATTACTTACCCGAATTAGAATTGGTACGCTTAACAATTCCCCGCCGTGTATACACGCAAGCACACATGGATGTTGTTGCTGAATCGGTGGAGCAGGTGTATTTAAATCGAAAAAAAATTAAAGGATTAAAAATGGTTTATGAGCCGCAATACCTGAGATTTTTTCAAGCCAAATTTCAAAAATTAAGCTAATGGAAAATTCAATTCAGTCGTTTATTTCAGCGGAAAGCCAACTCACCCTATGCACCGTTTCATTAAATGCACCTTATTGTGCAAGCTGTTTTTATGCATATATGCAGGTAATAAATTTCCTTATAATTAAGTCCGACAGAAGTACGAAGCACATTCAAAACGCACTAGAAAATAATGCGGTTGCAGGTACCATCACTCCCGGAACACACAAAGCAGGTGTTGTAAAAGGTATTCAGTTTACTGGAAAATTTTTAGAGTTAAATGATGATCTTCTTGCAGAAGCGAAGAAAAGGTATTTTTTAAAACATCCGGTTTCGATAGCAATGCATGGCGATTTTTGGGCAATAGAGTTGCATAGTATTAAAATGATAGACAGCACACTTGGCTTTGGAAAAAAATTGAAATGGGAGATTGGAAAAATGGAAAAGCCTGAAATTAAAACGCAATGAAAAAATATAAAACATCGGTAGATTCAGAAGTAACGATGTCGGAAGTTGTTTTTCCGAATGATACCAATCCAATGGGTATTGTGCAGGGTGGACGTATCATTCAACTGATGGATATTGCGTGTGCAATATGCGCGCAAACACATGCGCAAAAAATTGCGGTTACTGTATCCATCGATAAAGTTTCGTTTATAAAACCGGCAAAATTGGGCGACATCTTAACTATTAAAGCAAAAATTGCAAGGGCTTTTAAGACTTCTATGGAGATTTATGCAGCAGTGTGGGCTAAACGTCTTCCAACTATGGAATCCGTACTAACAACTGAGGCCTATTTTACATTTGTGGCATTGGACGAACAGGCAAAACCAACCCAAATCTGTGATTTTGCGCCGAGCACTTCAGAAGAAAAAAGACAATTTAAATTAGCATTGAAACGAAAATCAGACAGAACCAAAATAAATTAATTATGAACTTTAAGACAATTATCGAGCCTTTTCGAATAAAAACGGTTGAGCCAATAACCATGAGCACTGCCGAAGAGCGCGTGCAATTTTTGGAAGCAGCGCATTACAATACTTTTCTGTTAAATTCAGATCAAGTAATTATTGATTTTTTAACCGATAGTGGTACGTCTGCCATGAGCAGCGACCAATGGGCGGCAATGATGCAAGGTGATGAATCGTATGCCGGTGCCAGAAGTTGGCAGCGTTTTGAAAAAGCAGTGCACGCATTAACCGGAATGCCTTACTTGCTTCCTACACACCAAGGACGTGCAGCTGAGCGCATTTTATACAGTCACATCGGAGGTAAAGGAAAGTACTTTATAAGCAATACACATTTTGATACCACTCGTGCAAATATTGAATTCAGTGGAGCTACTGCAATTGATATTCCTGTAAAGGAAGCAATTGATTATACTTCTAATTATCCCTTCAAAGGCAACTTGGATACAGTGAAGCTTGAAGAATTAATTAAACAATACGGAGCAGATTCTATTTCAGGAGTTATACTCACTGTTACCAATAACAGTGGTGGCGGGCAACCGGTGAGTATGCAAAATGCAAAGGAAGTGAGCAAGATTTGCAAAGCATACGGTGTATTATTTATTTTGGATTGCTGTCGCATCGCTGAAAACAGCTATTTCGTGCATGCCCATGAAGCGGACTACAAAGATGTTTCATTTGAAAAAATTGCTCAAGAAATGTTTTCACTTGCGGATGCTTGCATCATGAGTGCCAAGAAAGATGCGCTTGTTAATATGGGCGGTTTTCTTGCCTTAAGAAGTAAAGAGCTTTCGGATGCTTGCATGCAATTGCTAATTATTACCGAAGGATTTACCACTTATGGAGGTCTTTCAGGACGTGATATGGAAGCAATTGCTGTTGGACTGAAAGAAGTATTTGAACCGGATTATTTAAAGTATAGAATCACCAGTACACAATATTTGGGTGAAGCTATTTTAAAAAAGGGCATATCCATAATTTATCCTGTGGGAGGGCATGCGGTATATATTGATGCAAAAAAATTGTACGATCATATTCCTGTGGAGCAATACCCTGGCCAATCTTTGGTGTGTGAACTTTATAAAATTGGTGGAATTAGAAGTTGTGAAATTGGTTCGGTAATGTTTGGAAAATACGATGCATCCGGAAAATTAATTCCTGCACCGATGGAGTTAGTAAGGCTGGCTATACCTCGCAGGGTGTATACTCAATCGCATATTGACTATGTGGTGGAAGTATTTGATGAGATTATGCGCACTAAGCAAAATGCTAAGGGTATAAAAATTACAAAGGAACCTCAATTTTTGAGGCATTTTACAGCACATTTTCAACCCATTAGTTAAATACAAAGAATTAAAAATCTAAAAAATGGAAACGCAGTCAGCAATTAAAAAAGATGTTCATCAAGTAATTACCAAATGGGAAGGCAAAATGCATTTTACAAGCGAAGTAAATGAACATACTATTCACTTGGATAAATTGCAGCAACACGGTGGAGATAATTTTGGTCCACGTCCCAAACCGCTTATCCTATCGGCCATTGGGGGTTGTGCAGGAATGGAAATTATGGGCATACTCGATAAAATGCGGTTAAAGATTGATGCATTTGAAATGGAAGTGAGTGGCGAACTTACCGATACTCAACCTAAAATGTACAAAGAAATTATTCTAAAGATAAATATTAAGAGTGCAGCAACTGAGCACCAAAAAATTGAAAGAGCAGTACATTTAGCTATTGATAAATATTGTGGTGTAATAGCCATGGCAAGGATGTTTGCAAGCCTGCATACCGAAATTAATTTTGTGAATTAATTTGCTGGTCAGTCCTCAATGCTAATGAAAACTTCGCGCATATCGTTTCTTTTTATTGCTACCGCATTAGTAGCATTATTAGCAGGATTGTTTGCGGGAGTTATTGGTAGTTTTCAGTATATACTTCCTGAGTTTTTGAAAGAAGTCCTTCCATTTAATAAAACGCGACCAATACATGTAAGCCTTGTTATTACTTGGATATTTACAGCAGCCTTGGGTGGAGTTTATTATTATTTGCCACAAATCGGCGGGCGTAAATTGTATTCCATGTTTCTTGCTCATGCACATTTGGTGCTATTACTTCTTACCGGTGTATGCATTTTAATTGCTTATTTATTGGGGTATTTTGGTGGACGCGAATATTTAGAATTTCCCCCCATTTTTGCGCTCCCCATGTTACTCACTTGGCTTTTGTTTACAGTTAATTTTATTTTCACCATAAATTGGAATCTGCGTGAATGGCCTGTTTATATGTGGATGTGGGCAACCGGCGTATTATTTTTTCTGATAACATTTGGAGAATCATACATGTGGAAATTTGCATTTTTCGGGAATGATGTTGTTCGAGATATGACTGTTCAGTGGAAGGCGAATGGAAGCATGGTAGGCTCCTGGAATATGCTTATTTATGGAACAGCATTTTATGTGATGGAAAAAATAAGTGGGGACAAAAAGTTGGCAACAGTTCCGAGTACTTTCTTTTTTTATTTTTTAGGATTAGCAAACTTGATGTTTAATTGGGGACATCACACTTATATTATTCCTGCAGCACC
The sequence above is a segment of the Bacteroidota bacterium genome. Coding sequences within it:
- a CDS encoding OsmC family protein, producing METQSAIKKDVHQVITKWEGKMHFTSEVNEHTIHLDKLQQHGGDNFGPRPKPLILSAIGGCAGMEIMGILDKMRLKIDAFEMEVSGELTDTQPKMYKEIILKINIKSAATEHQKIERAVHLAIDKYCGVIAMARMFASLHTEINFVN
- a CDS encoding cytochrome c; protein product: MYKPLVFLFLFFLFLSYSFLVYTKGTSTAIVHMNPEAVKGKLLYQKFNCTACHQIYGLGGYLGPELTTCIRARGNNDSYAKALLAAGSQRMPNFNLSENEINEMIAYLKYIDATAITYPTKK
- a CDS encoding acyl-CoA thioesterase, whose product is MKKYKTSVDSEVTMSEVVFPNDTNPMGIVQGGRIIQLMDIACAICAQTHAQKIAVTVSIDKVSFIKPAKLGDILTIKAKIARAFKTSMEIYAAVWAKRLPTMESVLTTEAYFTFVALDEQAKPTQICDFAPSTSEEKRQFKLALKRKSDRTKIN
- a CDS encoding tyrosine phenol-lyase, producing MATQLKRSWAEPYKIKMVELLKMTTRAERQKAIAAAGYNTFLLRSRDVYIDLLTDSGTSAMSDKQWSGMMMGDESYAGSENFYHLEEVIKNYYGYKYVVPTHQGRGAENIVSKLMIKPGDIVPGNMYFTTTRLHQELAGGTFMDIIIDEAHDSVSEHKFKGNVNLEKLEGIIKKFGAKKIPYVSLATSVNMAGGQPISMENLRGLRALTNKYKIKIIHDMTRVAENAYFIQQREAGYAKRTIKSIVKEICLLTDGATMSAKKDALVNIGGFLALNDKALYEEASNLVVVYEGLHTYGGLAGRDMEAMAIGITESVDDNHIRARVGQVEYLGNKLIDAKIPIVRPIGGHGIFLDAKKFLPHIKQKQFPAQALAAELYLDSGVRAMERGIVSAGRNKETGEDYLPELELVRLTIPRRVYTQAHMDVVAESVEQVYLNRKKIKGLKMVYEPQYLRFFQAKFQKLS
- a CDS encoding tryptophanase, with amino-acid sequence MNFKTIIEPFRIKTVEPITMSTAEERVQFLEAAHYNTFLLNSDQVIIDFLTDSGTSAMSSDQWAAMMQGDESYAGARSWQRFEKAVHALTGMPYLLPTHQGRAAERILYSHIGGKGKYFISNTHFDTTRANIEFSGATAIDIPVKEAIDYTSNYPFKGNLDTVKLEELIKQYGADSISGVILTVTNNSGGGQPVSMQNAKEVSKICKAYGVLFILDCCRIAENSYFVHAHEADYKDVSFEKIAQEMFSLADACIMSAKKDALVNMGGFLALRSKELSDACMQLLIITEGFTTYGGLSGRDMEAIAVGLKEVFEPDYLKYRITSTQYLGEAILKKGISIIYPVGGHAVYIDAKKLYDHIPVEQYPGQSLVCELYKIGGIRSCEIGSVMFGKYDASGKLIPAPMELVRLAIPRRVYTQSHIDYVVEVFDEIMRTKQNAKGIKITKEPQFLRHFTAHFQPIS
- a CDS encoding cbb3-type cytochrome c oxidase subunit I, which codes for MKTSRISFLFIATALVALLAGLFAGVIGSFQYILPEFLKEVLPFNKTRPIHVSLVITWIFTAALGGVYYYLPQIGGRKLYSMFLAHAHLVLLLLTGVCILIAYLLGYFGGREYLEFPPIFALPMLLTWLLFTVNFIFTINWNLREWPVYMWMWATGVLFFLITFGESYMWKFAFFGNDVVRDMTVQWKANGSMVGSWNMLIYGTAFYVMEKISGDKKLATVPSTFFFYFLGLANLMFNWGHHTYIIPAAPWIKNTAYIISMTELLILGNIIRNWSKTVSASLKHIHFIPYRFLMAADVWIFLNLILAILLSIPAVNQYTHGTHITVAHAMGTTIGINSMLLLASIFYILSLEDSRFISANLVRLKLGLWLSNISLLVFWIALLAAGITKAVHSSPGEVTNFQALMHSLSVVFELFTFAGIGLLIGFFILVIPAIKSLLAIKSAS